cagacatggagataaaagaacagcaaatcaatgatgaagaaaacataattgaattgcaaaagaatagaaaatagggtttagaaatcttctccaaagtgtcaagaaggattagagatcttctccccaactctcaatacaaaatagtctcagaaaataaatcttatgtctctggaggctgagcctctaacttaaatatcaaaataaaatcctaaaagtcggtttaaaacgaaaaaggaaaacttgagtcgggtacgggatcggtcgatctgaatgtggatcagccgatcctggacgctttttctgtgtttgctccatctgcttgctagtccgatcagtcttcaccaaattggctccatatgcttgttttcatccccaaaacactcagtttccttcaaaagcaacctaaaacctgtacagactcataaaagactaaaaaaactttaaaagcacactttgattcaataaaagactcaaaaaaaaccttaaaactatggttaaaacctataaaatacggACACATCAGAGAGCAACCGCTTTGAGGAGAACCTCTTTACCACCAGGAGAGAGGAACCTGTTTTGCCAGCCATGTACTTTGAGGTGCAGTCTGTCTTGCAAAAAGTTGAGGATTTGTATCTTTGATCCATCAAAAGATTCCGGTAGACCGAGATATAGACCTTCCCCTCCTTCAGTGTCAATGCCCAGGTGTTGTTTAATAATGCTCCGCCTATCTTGAGGAACATTCTTACCAAAGTGGATACACGACTTCTCGTAGTTCACCCTTTGACTTGATGCTAAGCTATACTCCTCAATGATTCTGATGATTTGATTCaactcttcatctttttctttgcaATAGAACATGCTATCATCTGCAAAGAGTATATGGGAGATTGGAGGAGCTTTCGATGTAACCTTCAGGCCCGTGATTTGACCCTTCTCTTCTGCCTTTTGAAGCATCTTCACCATAATTTCAGTACAAATAACAAAGAGATACGGGGAGAGAGGGTATCCTTGTCTTAATCCTCTAGTTGGGGTGATTTCACCATACGCTGCACCATTGATTAAGATTTGGTATCGAACTGACTTAACACATGCCATTACCAATTTAATCCATTCATCCGCATAACCCAGAACTTTCATCGCTTGCTCCAAAAAAACCCATTCAACCCGATCAAAGGCTTTGGATATGTCTGTTTTTATGGCGATAAATTCCTCAGAGCATTTGTTGTTGGAGTTGAGTGCATGAAGCAGTTTGTGGGCAATCAGAATATTGTCACTTATAAGCCTACCCTCTACAAATGATGCTTGGATTTCTGAAATCACACTGGGTAGCGTTCTCTTCAGCCTAGATGCTAGCAGCTTCCCTATGATCTTGTAAACAACGTTACAAAGACTGATAGGTCTGAAATCTGTCACTTTCTCTGCTTTAATTGTTTTGGGGATGAGACATACATTAGTAAGGGTCATCCCCTCCTCAATGCAACCTGAATTGAAGAAAGATTTCACCATGTCGATGATATGAGTACCCAGGCTGTCCCAGAATTGCTGATAAAAGAATCCGTTCATACCGTCTGGGCCAGGGCACTTGTGGGGGTTAATGCTGAAAGCAGCTTGCTTCACTTCTTCATCAGAGACTGGTTCCAGCAGCTTCCCATTTATAAAGTCATTGACTATAGGACTTATTTCATCAAATTCTTGTAGTTTATAGCCCACATCCTCTGACGAGAATAGTTTCTTGAAATAAGCCTCCGCCACTTTTCCCATTTGAGCATCTGATGTCCACTCTTTGCCTTCCTCATCAAACAGTTTGTGAATTCGGTTTTGGGCTCTTCCGTTCTTTGTTGCGGCATGGAAGAACTTAGTGTTCTTGTCTCCATTTTGGAGCCAAGTGAATCTGCATTTATCTTGCCAGAATTGCTCCTCTTTGATATACTCTtgatttatctccttttttAGTCTTGAAAGATCCTTCTTATCAAAGGGGGTTTGGCGAGTTGCAGCATCCAGCTTGATTTGGAGGTCTTGGAGTCTCGGAGCCGAGCTAGGTTTGTTGATTCTTTTCCAACGAGAGATCTCCTTACGACAGTTTGCAATATGCTCCATAAGAGGGGTTTCGCACTCAGtagatttatttttccaaaaatcagTAACCAACCCCAAGAAGCCTTCCCTTTGCACCCACCTTTTGTCATATCTGAAATGAGCTCGACGGATCTCTCCACCATCTATCAAGATATTTAAAAGCGGACTATGATCTGAGCAAATCTTGCGAAGGTAGGTTGCTTGTGCTTGCGGGAATATCTCCATCCATTCCTGATTGGCGACAGTCATATCTAGTCTGCACTGAACAAGCTCATCATTACGATTACCGTACCAAGAGAATTTGTATCCTAAGTGCTTCACCTCCCAGAGTCCACAAGAATGAAGCATTTGCCTAAACTCCCTGCAGCTGGCATCTGATCTCCTTGCTCCTCCAATTTTCTCCTGCGGGTTGACTAATTCATTGAAGTCCCCGGTTAGCAGCCATGAACCCTCTCTACCCATGCCTACTCTTGTGAGCCTCTCCCAGAATAAGCCTCTTTCACTTTGAACAGGGTCTCCATAGATACAAGTAAGAAAGAATTCCTTATCTTGCCATTGAACCAGAGCATCAATTAATCTTTTGTCGGACTGAAGCACCTAAATCTTGACCGAATCCTTCCACATTAATGCTAGTAACCGAGATGACCTACAACATTCTCTAaataacttcttttcttttttgtctcaCAGAAGAATGTTATTTCAGGAAAATACCGACCATGTATTTCTCGTAAATGTCGAACTGTAGGGGTATTCCCCACCCCTTGACAATTCCAATTCAGAATCCTCATAATTGGTTCGAAGGATTGGAATTAACCATCAAAAATATGATGGACTGTAGGGTCTAGATGCATTCTTAAGAGGTTCAAGTCGCACATTGATCGGAGTTACCAATTATATTTATTTCGTATTTGTTCTATAGTTCTatggttttgtttattaaataagaaaattttaggtgtagttttcttattttagtgTTATGGTTATAGTTTATACGTTTTTCAAAAACGTGACGGAAGACCATTTTTGGTGATCCTTTCActgacatattttatataataaaagtaaGATTCTTTTTAGACAAATTCTAAAATGTTGCTATGTGTCATTTTCTTCTTGAGatatatatcattttctctttaatattttaagtgtatttttcaattaattttatatgacatacattatattatttatatttaagacaatatataaatttgctattatacattataatatgttcaatttattcttttatttgtgtagCATATTATCCAAAATgatgattttctcttttatttataaactttaataaaaataattaacatgatatgattattacatTATTTAGCAATTTGattctaattaaaacaaactaaagtatatttaaatatatacaatttataaatatttaatatatatatgagagaaaTAACTAAAGTATATGtcttttaaagaaagaaaagaatatatatatatatatatatataatttgtttagatTGCaactcatatcatatatattattagttatagtaactatttatatttgaaaaaataataaatgaatttatttatgaaccttctcacatattttattaaatatcaTATTCTATCACATatattgtaactctcatatattaattttacttgGTTGAAAtttctatcatatatttttagttatattaactaaaaaaattaatacttaaAACAACTAATAAACGTATTTTTGGTGAACCTTCTcacatattttagtaaatttcatattctatcacatattttgtaactctcatattaataataatatccatcttgaagattttaaaaaatatgatattaatttcaagatataaaacaatatgagattttatttattatttattataatcatatcacaatttattatatatgtattaattctttaaaatgtaactgCCATAATGTTTGCCAGGAAAAAAAGACttattgatgtcaaaaaaataacCCCTCAACATTTtaatacactttaatgtattaattgcaatacaatttatgttttattgaacaatatattttgtaagtaaatatattactaatgaggcatcatttatcaatattgtatataattaccataacattgtaattttcaataatttttaatgattcaagaataaaatatttttttttagaattttaaaacaaaggaaacatttattcttaaataatttcaagatattaaacaataattaaattttgtttttctttaataataataattatcacaatttattgcatattaattctttaaaatgcaactcccatgatgtttgacaaaaaaaaattaaaaaaactttcagCATCTtaatacactttaatgtattaattccatacaatttatgttttacaaaaagtaagaaaaaaaaaacacaaagaaaatcTATGGCATATTTACTCTTTGAAATGTAACCATAGATAGCTCCAATgatgtttgacaaaaataaaactaaaaaaaactaaaaacctcaaatttctctataaataggaTGACAAATTCTTCATCATATTCTACCTCTcacataaatttataaattttgtaatatcaCTGTTTGTTtaactaaaatatcttatatattttttttatttatgtgacTTTTGTAGGTTTAgaaacaaatatgtatattaaaaattttagacatCTGTGAAAAGGCTAGATGAAAAAAGTCTAAAGCACATGATACATTCTCACTTTTAGAAGAGACACAAAgtattttgtatcttttttaccattcgtttcttctttttgttcaatgtcttgaaattagtaaatattttttagaatgcttactttatttcttttgatccatttaataaaattttaatataaaaattataaattctaaataataatttataaaatttaatagattTTCAGTTTCCAATTACTCTAtcaatattgtattttatttcttctgatctatttgataaatttttaatataaaaatcttaaattctagataataattcataaaatttaatagatttttagtTTACAGTTAATATatcttaattacaatattaatattaatatcgaatgtattttaaaataactaacatattttattatttttattttactcacACATTGCGTGGGACTTTTgtaggaaataaataaattagaccAGCCTGTTAGGTTTCCGGATGGTCAAATATCACTTTCCATTATTAACCCGTGTGGGCTATATAAAGCCGTTTCCTCGCAcaacaacccaaaaaaataaagaggcTTCTTCTTCCCGCCGgcaaagttttttaagtttctcCGGCGGTTggttagttaaaaaaaagaatgtcaCCACAGATCGAAACTCACCTTTTGCCTAAGCAAGAAGAGCCTTCGTCTGAGAAGCATGGATCATCAACCTCAGGCATCGTTTTCAACTTGTCGACGAGCATAATCGGAACCGGAATAATGTCAATGCCGGCGGCGTTTAAGGTTCTCGGAATCATCCCAGCGTTTACGATAATCACGATCGTAGCTTGGCTTTCCATAATTTCTGCTGGCTTTCTCATGAAATCAACACTTGCCGGAGGATCAACTACATACGCCGGAGTTATGAAAGAGTCGTTTGGCAAAACAGGATCCGTCGCTGTACAGGTTGCTACGACGGTTGCCACTTTTGGTTGTATTATTGTAATCTCCATTATTATAGGTAAAGACTCATCTGGATCTATCTTTGGTGTAGAGGTTTAGTTCTGCTACTATTTGAGCTTAACAACAGATATGCTGAGTTtggatttgtgtgtgtgtgtgtgtctactctctctctctctctctctctctctcaggagATGTGCTTTCGGGTAATGAAAATGGAGGATCTGAGCATGTTGGAGTTTTGCAAGAATGGTTTGGTTCTTGCTGGTGGAACACGAGAATCTTCGCTTTGTTGTTTGTCTACTGCTTCGTCTTGCTTCCATTGGTCTTGTGCAGACGTGTTGGTAAAGTTTCTATGATTTAAAACCTAGAAGTTAATCGTGTTTATgagattgttgattgttttttgtaaaTGGGTTATGTAGAAAGACTAGCATTTAGTTCTGCGGTATCGTTTCTTCTTGCGGTTCTGTTTGTTGTCATTAGCTCCGTGCTGGCGATCTCGGCGTTAGTGAATGGGCAAACGAAGAACACAAGACTATTCCCAGAGTTGAACAATGGAGGATCGTTTTGGAAACTCTTTACGGCTTCCCCTGTTATAGTAACAGCCTTCACGTTTCATTTCAATGGTATGCCTCTTACACCGAATCGGTTAttgcttctctgtttttttttatcctgtTTCTGAGTTTGGTGTTGTGATGAATAATAATGCAGTTCATCCAATTGGATTCGAGCTCAAAGATCCATTACATGTGATCCCAGCAACTAAGTTCTCTGTCATCTTGTGCGCTGCAATCTACTTCGCCACTGGACTCTTCGGGTATCTTCTGTTTGGAGATGCAACCATGTCAGATGTTCTAGTGAACTTTGACCAGAGCTCTGGTTCTTCCATTGGTTCTCTTCTCAATGATGTTGTCAGACTCAGCTACGCGCTTCACCTCATGCTTGTCTTTCCTCTCATCAACTTCTCATTGAGAGCAAATCTCGATGAACTCTTGTTCCCCAAGAAGCCTTCCTTAGCAAATGACTCAATAAGATTCGTCGGACTCACTCTAGCTCTcctgatttgttgtttcttctctgcAATCGCTGTGCCGGACATTTGGTACTTCTTTCAGTTCTTGGGATCAACCACCACTGTTTCAATAGGATTTATATTTCCAGCCGCCATGGTTCTAAGGTACATCAGCTCTGTCATCTTTACTATGTAACCTTTGTTAGATGAAGTTTCCTGCAAAATGCTTATTTAActtgttttctgattttgaaaCGGCAGGAATGTACATGGTGTATCGACTTCAAGAGAGAAGCTCGTAGCTGCGATAATGCTTGTTCTTGCAGTTGCTACTAGCATTATTGCTATTTGGACAAATTTATACAGCCTTGCAGCAAACTAATCGTTGGAAAAAGTTTTGCAAACAGTCCCCTCTATGATCACTTCAAAGAAATCTGTAAAATCATTAGCTTTCCCTTTCTTTTGCTAGCATTTATGTTTATATCTTTTGTGAAATAGGTTTTGTCAGGAAATGCAATGTAATAGCTATAGGAAGTGCAATATTTGTTGCTACTTGAAGCAGGGAAAGATAAATTGTTACAATTCTTTAAAACTTATCTACTTGTATACCATTATGAATGAACAAAGAACATATGAATCAGACACTATTGAGTATTGAGAATTGAAGCTTAATGTATCTGAATCAGACTATGTATTCCTTTcatacagaacaaaaaaaaaatgaagagttcTATAAgatggaaaaaagaaagacaaaatgaTACAGTTCTTCAAAAGCTTACCACTATGGTCTATGGAGATACCTAGACTTATGATTCATCTTCGCCATTTCCACTGCTCGTCCAAATCTTGATGGTGCGGTCATGTGATACAGTAGCAATACACGAGCTATCTGGAGTGATATCGAGAGAGGCGACTTTTGACTCATGCCCTGCTAAGCTTTTAACGAGCGAGAAATCTCTTCCCGACCATATGTTGACATTCATGTCGTAGGAGGCAGTGGCCAGGAAGTGACCTGCTTGTGGTTCATACTTCACTTGAGACACAAGGTTAGAATGAGCTGCTATAGTGTACAATGACTCTCTCATCCTTAAATCCCATATACGGCATTGATTATCCTCACCACCAGATGCCAAGTGATAACCATTAGGAGAGAAGTACACTGAGAGTAGAGGTTTGGTTTTTCCTTGGAAGACAAGAATACTCCTACCAGTGCGGAGATCCCAAACCCGTGCGAGTGAATCAAGCCCACAAGAAGCTGCTAATGCTCCATCTTGTTGAAATGCAATTCCACAGACACCGTGACTGTGACCTTCTTGCAAGAGCAGCTCTGCACCTGTGTTTATATCCCACAATCTCCATGTTTTGTCAAAGCTGGTTGTTCCTAGGTATCTCCCTGATGGGTGGAAGGCAACGCGTGCAAGACGATCCAAATGACCTTCAAAAGTTTGTACTAGTGTTCCATCAGTTTTCCACAGCTTTGCAGTTCGATCAGCAGAAGCAGTTGCTAGACAGTCGTCATCCACAGGGGAGAACACTACATCAGTTGCACGTTCCTTATTGTCCTCCAAGACAGCAATCTTGTTTGTAACTTGACGCATCTCCCTCAAATTAGTAACCCCACTCAGAGAACATGTGGCAAGTATCTTTCCATCGCGAGAGAAGGAGCAGCCGGTAAGAGGACGATCATCTCCAAAGTTACTGCAATCCAGGACCATGTCTTTAGCATGCTTTAAAGCCCACTTAGACTCTTCATCCCTCAGCCGCTTTGCACGCTGGTTCCTGACAGCTGCTCTCTTGATAGAAAACTTGGCAATCTCTATTCTAGCCTCTCTAAGTTCCTTTGGACCCTCGGTAAAAAACGGGTATATAGATACTTGATCATCATACACTTGCTCTTTTGGAGccgcatcttcttcttcgacgtGCGTTTCAAGTAGTTTATCTACACTAAGGCTACCCATAAGGTTACTCAACCTAGATCTTCTCTCCATTCCTTGTTCTCCAAACAGAGTAATTGGCTTCCCAAGTCGTCTAAGGCGATCCCTAACAGCTTTGTCATTCGTTGGAACAGCAGTACGACGCATTACCAACAAATCTTGCATTGTGTTGGGATCCATGTTTTCCTTAAATCTCCAAATTAAAAGTCACCACCACCGAAATAGCAATCTAGATCGAAACCCCCCACCGAATTCCACGAATCTCGTTACTCTCTTCGGAGAAAACAAAACCCTCTTGGTGTTTTGTGAttaagaatcaaacaaacagaaaaaagaatTGCTCTGAGAATAATAAGACGAAGTCGAAATCAattctttgtttatttctcGGTGGGTAATTGCTGCTCTTCTAATGAGCATGTACATACTTGTAGCAAAAGACttaacatatataagaaaagtaaATTCCCTATTCTCATTAGGATTAGAATAGATTAACTAAAAtggtaataataattaaataattccAAATCAAACaccaatttccttttttcttctagCCACGTGACCTCTTCTCCTCACAGATATATTTAAATAAGGAACCTAATGAATCAGGGAAAGATAAATTGttaaattctttaaaacttATCTTCTTGCATTCCATTCATAACAAAGAACATATGAATCAGACATTATTGAGTATTGAGGATTGAAGCTTGATTTATCTGAATCAGACATccggaacaacaacaaaatgaagGGTTCTATAAGATGGAAAAAAGGAAGACAAAATGATACAGTTCTTCTAAAGCTTAGCACTATGGTCTATGGAGATACCTAGACTTGTGATCcttttttcaaaagaatatCTTAGTTGGGAGACACAGTGAGGTTTTTATCATCTAGCTTCTCAAGTATGTTTGACTTGTATGTTGAAATGTCTGAATCTTCCAAGGAA
The sequence above is drawn from the Camelina sativa cultivar DH55 chromosome 4, Cs, whole genome shotgun sequence genome and encodes:
- the LOC104781517 gene encoding sodium-coupled neutral amino acid transporter 4-like — translated: MSPQIETHLLPKQEEPSSEKHGSSTSGIVFNLSTSIIGTGIMSMPAAFKVLGIIPAFTIITIVAWLSIISAGFLMKSTLAGGSTTYAGVMKESFGKTGSVAVQVATTVATFGCIIVISIIIGDVLSGNENGGSEHVGVLQEWFGSCWWNTRIFALLFVYCFVLLPLVLCRRVERLAFSSAVSFLLAVLFVVISSVLAISALVNGQTKNTRLFPELNNGGSFWKLFTASPVIVTAFTFHFNVHPIGFELKDPLHVIPATKFSVILCAAIYFATGLFGYLLFGDATMSDVLVNFDQSSGSSIGSLLNDVVRLSYALHLMLVFPLINFSLRANLDELLFPKKPSLANDSIRFVGLTLALLICCFFSAIAVPDIWYFFQFLGSTTTVSIGFIFPAAMVLRNVHGVSTSREKLVAAIMLVLAVATSIIAIWTNLYSLAAN
- the LOC104784107 gene encoding U4/U6 small nuclear ribonucleoprotein PRP4-like protein, with the protein product MDPNTMQDLLVMRRTAVPTNDKAVRDRLRRLGKPITLFGEQGMERRSRLSNLMGSLSVDKLLETHVEEEDAAPKEQVYDDQVSIYPFFTEGPKELREARIEIAKFSIKRAAVRNQRAKRLRDEESKWALKHAKDMVLDCSNFGDDRPLTGCSFSRDGKILATCSLSGVTNLREMRQVTNKIAVLEDNKERATDVVFSPVDDDCLATASADRTAKLWKTDGTLVQTFEGHLDRLARVAFHPSGRYLGTTSFDKTWRLWDINTGAELLLQEGHSHGVCGIAFQQDGALAASCGLDSLARVWDLRTGRSILVFQGKTKPLLSVYFSPNGYHLASGGEDNQCRIWDLRMRESLYTIAAHSNLVSQVKYEPQAGHFLATASYDMNVNIWSGRDFSLVKSLAGHESKVASLDITPDSSCIATVSHDRTIKIWTSSGNGEDES